From the genome of Tepidimicrobium xylanilyticum, one region includes:
- a CDS encoding DUF6873 family GME fold protein, whose translation MKNPFIPLEMANTVIIDGSISEEMKMNLQRLGLNIILTIPCKDIAEPISYHPDMVIHPINHNTLIIAPNVFDYYEDKLSRLGIKIIKGETKLTKDYPGDIAYNVGRIGDYAVHNFKYTDEKLKYYLKKENVEFIDIKQGYAKCSMAIVDDRAIITADYPIYRELCKRGINVLLIQPGYVTLKGYSYGFIGGATGNLSNEIVIISGNLDGHPDKTVIINFVNKYNKKIYWLSNEKIIDIGTIITLNCQ comes from the coding sequence ATGAAAAATCCTTTTATACCGTTAGAAATGGCTAATACGGTCATAATAGATGGTAGCATTTCGGAAGAGATGAAGATGAATCTTCAGCGATTAGGTTTAAATATAATTCTGACTATACCTTGCAAGGATATTGCAGAGCCTATTTCCTATCATCCAGATATGGTAATCCACCCTATTAACCACAATACTTTAATTATTGCACCAAATGTTTTTGATTATTATGAAGACAAATTATCTAGATTGGGTATTAAAATTATAAAAGGTGAAACCAAATTAACTAAAGACTATCCAGGGGATATTGCATACAATGTAGGTAGGATAGGTGATTATGCGGTACATAATTTTAAATATACCGATGAGAAACTTAAATATTATCTGAAAAAAGAGAATGTGGAATTTATAGATATTAAACAAGGTTATGCAAAATGTTCTATGGCTATTGTGGATGATAGAGCTATTATAACAGCAGATTATCCTATTTATAGGGAACTTTGTAAACGAGGAATAAATGTTTTATTAATTCAACCAGGTTATGTAACTTTGAAAGGTTATTCTTATGGCTTTATAGGGGGAGCAACCGGAAATTTATCTAATGAAATTGTTATCATTTCCGGGAATTTGGATGGACATCCCGACAAGACCGTAATTATAAATTTTGTAAACAAATACAATAAAAAGATTTATTGGTTAAGTAACGAAAAGATTATAGATATTGGAACTATTATTACTCTTAATTGCCAATAG